The nucleotide sequence GGGATTTTCTGCTACGTCGTTTGACCAGTGGTTTCCATTCTGAGCACCTATGGAGGGAGGTGACACTTGAATCCATTAGGTGGAACCTAGTTTTTATTTCCTGGCGGATTTTAAGATGGGAGAATTGTTGTACCACTTATAAAACCTATGCAAGATACTCTCCAATTAGAATCACATTTGGATCAACATatttattagctttttaaaagcaaactatAAAAATGTAGAACAGTGATAGCCAGAGTTCTGATAGCATGCTCCATGGGTAAAAAACAATTTGAGCTTATACCGCCCAATACGCAGATATCTGTGTATGCTTGTAAATTACGCACACGTGTGAGTGTACTACTATATATGTTACGAAGCATTGAAGGcaaattctcaaaaatatttataagatgaGTAGAAGTTTAAAGAGTACCTGGGATGGTAAATTTTTTCAGCCTTCCTTCAAAACATTTTTCTAGACACTCAACAAAGGCCACCCCTCGGTGTGAGTACTTTTATGACAAAACATTAATATGTGATGAAATATTAAATCTTGGATATTTTAAGTAAGGCCTGAACGGTGGCGGAGGAATGAGCTTTTTAAGTGAGCTGCCTGGCTTGGGTGCCTTCAGAACAGGCTTCCCAAACACAATTTGCAGACGGCTGCCAGACTGAGAGAGTCAGCTGCTGGTCTGTTTTGGTCCATTGATGTCAGAATGAGAAAAGTAAGGAGAACAGGAGGAGAATGAGAGTTTGAGAAACTTAAGTCTTCCCTTTAGCGAACTGGAtgggtttgcttgtttgttttctgagattATGTTGGTACTACCTTTTGGtgttaaaatgaaaagatggtGATATTAGTACTTGACCATACTAAAAATGGGCAGTCTTATCTCACTTTTAACATTTGGACATTTTATTTGTACATAAACTCTTGTAGTGCATAACCTAGGACTTATCGAAGGAGCCTGAGGGCCCTGGATTTGGGGATGCATGGAGAGGGACCCTGGAGGGCAGCCTCTGTCCTCTGGCCAATGCTCACAGCTGGAGTTCACTCTAGAAGAGGGTGGACATCAACTTCCTTCATTACATTCTTTCCAAGAGGAAGGCCAGAGAAGAGGCCACATATGAGTCTAACTTGCCATTGCCCTCTTCAAAATATGGGTTCACAGCTGATGCATCAACCTCTCCTGTGAGACCCTGTCTCCTGGAAGTTCTAGGGAGTGATCTGTTGTTTGCCTTCCGACATCTCCTCTGTTGTACGTGAGGACAGGCATGCTGATTTGCAGGTATGAGCAGTCTGTTAACTGTTTTTCCACTATTTTCATGTAACAGGGCTGCCTGAGATGTTCAAGACTCCAGTGAAAGAGAAACCACAAAGGATGAGCCTGTGTCCCTCCACTTTTTCAAATTCAGAGGATTTGCTTGGAGAAGAGCTTCCAGTACCTCATTCAGGAGGAAAACCTCTGCTGTGTGCTTCAGAAAATTCTGgtgggtttcctttttttcccctggcaCTTTGATCTTTTCAGTGGAAACTGTAGATGGTCTTCTTTTTTCACAACAGCTACTGTATTATTTCACTACGACAGATATTCCTGATAAAGTACCATGTCCAGCTTCCCTGTCCCATTGTTCTTAGGGGAGGTTTCTATCAGCAGCTGAAGTAGAACTGGCTTTCAGAGACTTGCATGGAAAGGCACATGCCTGTTTACTAACCGTAAACTATGGGTGTACACGTGGCCTTCTTCATTTAGCATAAGTGAAGAGGCTGACAAGCAGGAAAGTGTAATGATCTCTCATCATACTTATATGTAAATTACTCAAATGTGAGAGTGCTGTCAATTACCAAAGAGAAAGGCAGCAGGTGTGCACCACACAGGTACTCCTGTTAATCTCTGGTTGGGCACCTGCCGCAGGGTGAGAGTGagatgtgagtctgtttctctctcattTACACTGGTCACCGAGTTTCTGTCATAGAGGGGACAGTGTGCTACACTCAAGATGCTTCCTGTTGCTAAAGAATTGATGTTTCCCGTGTAACATGGACCCTTAGCGCACTAAGTATAACCCATATTATTGCATTGGTGGTCCAGCAGATGAAACAGCCGTTTCTCACGTTTGAtggaaaaaatgtgtgtgttcaGCTCACTGAGACCTGGCTGGCAGCCTaaggaatgtttttcttttatccgATCCCCATAGACCCTTACCACTGCCTATGCATGACCCCCCTCTGTGTCACCCAAAAACATTGTTCTTAATTGTGTGTGGTTCATGTCAGGCAGATTTATGGCCACGTAGGCAGCCTCGTATCCTGAGATGGATGGGAGGCTGGTTTATTGGCTCTTAAATACCTCGTGAGGCTAAAACACCACATTGGCGCACAGTGCACAGAATCTACTCATCAtgcatgttttaatttcttatagGACAGAATGTGTCCCCCGGGACTCAAGATGCACTGAAAGAGCTGTCTGATCAAAGTTCTGCAAGCCCTGCCTTAAGACGCCagagtattaaaattaaaatagatgaaAGTATTACGAAAACTCCCAGGAACGTGTATAAAACAGCAGGTGCTGAGATGGAAACTCCAGTGTCTGAGGCAATGACACCAAAGACAACATCAAGTGCAAAGAAGTTGAGAAGGTCCATGGAGCTCAGAAGCTCACAGGCACCAGGTGTAGAGTGTAAAAACGAAGGCCCAAAACCTGACGCTCTTGAGAACGTCTTGGGAAGATGTCTGAGGAAAGCACCACAGCCAGAGCAGAAGCTGGAGGGAGACGCGAAGGAGAGCGAAGCGCGGACAGAGCACATGGGGTCAAAAGGGAATTCCAAACACACGGTAGCCGTGAGGGGACCAAGGAGAGCCTCAGAGCTGAGGTGTGAGGTAGCAGCAGACCTGACCGCCCTCGGGAGCTTGCAGGAGACACAGCCTGAGGAAGACCAGCTGGACATCCCAAGTCTCCTACAGACCCCAGCTCATGCCAAGGAAGCAGTGGATGCAGAGAACAGAGCCACAAAAATGCTCTGTAAATCTCCCAGATCAGGAACAGTCGGCACGCCCACCaggacaaacacacagctcaAGACACCTGCCTGGAAAGCGGATGTAGAAGATGCCTCAGCCCTCGGAAAACTCACACAGACACCTGGGAAAACTATGCCCAGGCACAGAGAACCAGGTGATGATAAATGCATCAAATTGTTTCAGGAAACTCCAAAGCAGAAACCGGACCCTGCAGAAAATGTAGCTGGAAGTAAGAGGCGGCCAAGGACACCCAAGGGAAAGGCCCCACCCCTGGAAGACCTGGCTGGCTTCAAAGAGCTCTTCCAAACCCCAGATCATGCAAAGCAACCAATGACTGATGACACACCTACCACAATACCCTATAAATCTCCACCATCAGAAGCAGTCAACATGCCAACAAGTAGCAAGAGATGCCTCCAGACACTTTCCCAGGAAGTGGCTGTGCAGGAAGATGTCTCGGCTCTCAGGAagcccacacactcacacagagaaCCAGAGGGTGGTGACGGAGGCATTGTGGTGTCTCAGGAAGCTCCAGGAGAAAAACTCAACCCTGTAAAAGATGTAACTGGAAGCAAGAGGCAGCCAAGGACACCCAAGGAAAAGGCCTCACCCCTGGAAGACTTGGCTGGCTTCAAAGAGCTCTTCCAAACCCCACATCAAGCCAAGGAACCAGTGACTGAGGGCAGAACCCCCAAAATGCTCTGCCGATCTCCACCACCAGAACCAGTTGTCACATCAACCAGCATGACCAGACGTCTCAAGACACCTTCCCAGAAAGTGGCTGTGCAGGAAGACCTCTCAGCTCTCAGGAAggccacacactcacacagagaaCCAGAGGGTGATGACGGAGGCATTGCAGTGTCTCAGGAAGCTCCAGAAGAAAGGCTGGACCCTGCAGAAAATGTAATTGGAAGCAAGAGGCGGCTAAGGACACCCAAGGAAAAGGCCCCACCCCTGGAAGACCTGGCTGGCTTCAAAGAGCTCTTCCAAACCCCAGATCATGCCAAGGAACCAAGGGCTGTTGTCAAAACTCCCCAAACGCTCTGCATGTCCTCCCAACCACAGCTAATTGTCACACCTACCAATAGGAAGAGATGGCTCAAGACACCTCTGGGGAAAGCAGATGTAGAGACAGAGCTCTCAGCATGCAGAATGACACAGACACCAGGGGAAACTGGGCACTCAGAGGGAGAACCAGTAGATGATGATAAAAGCATCAAATTGTTTCAGGAAACTCCACATCAGAAACTGGACTCATCAGAAAATGTAAATGGAAGTAAGAGGCGGCCAAGGACACCCAAGGGAAAGGCCCCACCACTGGAAGACCTGGCTGGCCTCAAAGAGCTCTTCCAAACCCCAGATCATGCCAAGGAACCAACGACTGATGACACACCCACCAACATACCTCGTCAATCTCCACAACCAGAACCAGCCAACACACCAAGTAGAAAGGGACGTCTCAAGACACCTTCCCAGAAAGTGGATGTGCAGGAAGACGTCTCAGCTCTCAGGAAGCCTCAACAAACACCAGGGGaaaccacacactcacacagagaaCCAGAAGGTGCTGCCAGAGGCATTGCAGTGTCTCGGGAAGCTCCAGCAGAGAAACTGGACCCTGCAGAAAATGTAACTAGAAGCAAGAGGCGGCTGAGAACACCAAGGAAAACGGCCCCACCCCTGGAAGACCTGGCTGGCTTCAAAGAGCTCTTCCAAACCCCAGATCATGCAGAGGAACAAATGACTAATGAGAAAACCACCACAATACCCTATACATCTCCAGCAGTAGAACCAGTCACCAGGCGAACAGGTAGAAAGAGACGATTCAAGTCACCACCAGGGAAAGTGGATGCAGAAGAGCCCTCAGCGCCCAGGAAGCCCACACAGACACCAGGGGGAGCCAGGCATTCAGGCAGAGAACGAGCGGATGGTGATAAAAGCATCAAATTATCTAAGGAAACTCCAAAGCAGAAACTAGACTCAGCAGAAAATATAAACGGAAGCAAGAGGCCGCCAAGGACACCCAAGGAAAAGGTCCAATGTCTAGAAGACCTGGCTGGCTTCAAAGAGCTCTTCCAAACCCCAGATCATGCAGAGGAAAAAATGACTAATGAGAAAACCACCACAATACCCTATACATCCCCAGCAGTAGAACCGGTCACCAGGCGAACAGGTAGAAAGAGACGATTCAAGTCACCACCAGGGAAAGAGGATGCAGAAGAGCCCTCAGCGCCCAGGAAGCCCACACAGACACCAGGGGATACGCAGAGAGAGCCTGTATGTGATGAAAaagacagcaaagtgattaaggaAACTTCAAGGCAGAGACTCAACCCTGCAGAAAATGTAATTGGCATCAAGCGTCGGCTAAGAACATTTAAGGAAAAGACCCAACCCGTGGAAGACTCGTGCAGTTTCAAAGAGCTCTTCCAAAAGCCAGGTCAGGCCAAAGAACCGGTGAGTGACGTTAAAATCACTGCAGTGCCCTGCCAATCTCCGCCAGCCGGACCAGTCACCAGGCCAGCAAGTAGGAGGAGACGGCTCAAGTCACCACTGGGAAAAGTAGCCCTAGAAGAGCTCTCAGTACTCAGAGAGCCCATCCCAACAGCAGGGGAAACCATGCACAGAGAACCAGAAGGTGATGAGAACAATACCAAAGAGTTTAAGGAAACTTCAAGGCAGAACCCGGACTCAGCAGGAAATGTAATTTGTGTCAAGAGTCGGCGaagaacatttaaggaaaaatccCAACCCCTGGAAGATCCGGCCAGTTTCCAAGAGCTCTTCCAAAAGCCAGATCAGGCCAGTGAACTGGGAAACGATGCTTCTGCAGTTAAGAGAGCCCCAAAGCAAACAGCGGACAGAAGAAGACCTGTAGAAATATCCCGAAGAGTCCTCAGGGCCCCTAAAGTAAGGTTCATGGGAGACCTTGTGGGCAGCAGAGACCCTGTACAATCACCAGGTGAGAGCTGCATCTCCCCGTCCCCCAAGAGCAAACTGGGAGAAGATGCAAGGGTTGTGGGCAGGAAGAGGCTATGCCCCACGATGGCTGCACAGGACCCTGAGGAAGAGAAGCCCCTCCAGAAGAAGCAGAGGACAGCCCCCAGGGAGAGACGGGAGCCCCCCAAACCCTCGGGAGTGAAGAAGAGAAGTCTGAGGATTTTGGCACAAAGGACTAAACCTGTGGGAAACCTGCCCAACAATGACATGAAAACTAAAGCTACGGATCCACAAGGAGAAGACACTCCAAATAAGGTAATGGGTGGTGTGATGTCATCATGTGATGTAATCGTACCATGTCATCTTGGGTGGATGCTCTCCATTCTGGTATAACGTTTGCTATAAATTGTACATAACGCAAATGTATGTGTGGGTACCCTTTCCCCACGGGGTCTGCATTCAGCACAGTGAGTAACTGCAGACCTTCGTAAAGCATCCTTTGGGGATTTCTAGAGAGAATAGGCTAATTTGGGAAAGTAACTGGTCAAAATTATTATTACACATTTTGCCAAGAACTTCTCGGGAAGTGACTGAGTTGTGTTCATCTTCAAAGGTGTGGAACTTTGTGCCGAGAAAAAGTGGGCAATTCAGCCCTGCCTTGTTTCAGACACCAAGACCTGGAGTGCTGGGTAGAAGTACTATCTGCATCAGTATTGAAACAATTAGAACAATTTACACGGGGCGTGTGTCTTGGGAAGACCTTAACTGTCAGGGTTGTCAGATAGAGAAGCTTGTAAATTCGATTCCAGAAATTGAGATTTTCCTGTCCTGCTCTATCAATGATTGTTAAAGGATTAGGAATTCATTTACTACCTGAATAATGGGGCATTCTCCTGGAATACCCTTTTAACGCTTGTTATAATCAGACTGACGTATATGACATTCAGACATTGTGATTGGAATTTATACTGAATTCCTTACTTATGGTTTATCAGTAGAAATGGTGATTCCTCCATTGGAACAAAGTGACAGTCACTCCCTTGACTCGATTAGATTACTGGCATCTTAGAAAATGAACCAATGGAAAATTTTCCAATTAATCCCCCTTTGAGTTCACTTTCGAATGATTTTCTCCATGTGGAGTTTTAAGATTTGTATTCCTCATTCTTGACGTTTTGGGGatgtcttttgaatttttttaggGAATGTCCCTGCGTACCAGGCGCCCCACTAAAACGAATATAGAGGAGCAAAGACCTGGGTCTCTTATATCAGcaggaaagatgaaaataaagagaagtgaAAAGAAGTCCATGGAGACCTCCCAAGAGATGAAGCTACAAAGTCCAGAAGATGCAGCCGAGAATCCTACCTCTGGGGGCAAAGTTCAAGACAGAAGGAGGCCCTTGAGATCTGGGAAGCAGAATCAGAAGGCTTTGCCTGACGCAACAGAGGAGACAGCAAGGCAGGAAAGGGTGGAAATCCCCGTgaagaagcaggaagagaaagaagtaacGGAATATTCAGACTTCAAGGGTTTGAGATCCAGGAAGATTACTCTCCGCCCTCGAGGAAACACTTCGGAGAGTGGATCTGAGCAGAGAGTAACCCGGGGTGCCAGGAGATGTGCCAATAGCCTCCAAAAGGCAAGtgatttcctgtttctctttttttaagtgcATAGAATGTTTCACTATGATTTTTGCCCCATGTTGCTAGAGCAGACACAACACATGATATGTAATAACACGCCACCAGCTCCCGGTTGGACTAATGTAAGAGGCATGAATCTAAGCCACAGTTTGTGTCTCTATATTCAGGTGTATCTGGCTTGGGAATTCCACTTTGAAAAGTAAATTCACATTATAAAGTCGTCATTCAGGAAAAGCaagggatgggacttccctggcggtccaggggttaagactccgagcttccactgcagggggctcaggttcagtcgctggtcagggaactaagatcctgcttgCCGTGgccaaaaactttttaaaaaaggaaggaaaagggatttATCCAGTTAGTATTTTCTGACTGCTCGTTGCATACCCTGTATTAAGATTCCAGGCAGCTGTCTTCAGTCCCTGGTTAGAGATTGAATGAAACTTCCAGAGGGGTAGCGCCTGATTTCGAAGGCGTCCCTTTGGAAAGCTGGGATGAAGAGCAGGTGGAGGTGTGTTTAGGTGGGTAGCACTGTTCAGAGCTCCCACCCGGGAGGCAGTCTGGTGTCCTTTGTCCCGTCCCAAACGTGCTCTCCGCTGACACTCACGTAGCATTGAGGGGTGGTCCCCTTCAAACACCTCAGTTGTTTAGAAGACCCAAAAGATTTTGGTCTGAGAAGAAAACCAGGCCGAAACCTTTTGGGTCTTctggtttttaatttgtttcacaTCTGGTCAAGTTGAGATTTTTAAGaacctcattttttatttgtaataaaagTTTAcagcttgatttttttcaaaacagtCAACCAACTGCAAGCACCTGTTAATAAAGGTCTTAAATAATTGTCTTtgtgtataaaagaaaaaaaatatttcagcctGATTATACCTTTGAATTCACTTTTTCTGAATGGTACTTATGAAAATTAGTgaaaatgtatgtatttgtgtggaaattttctttctccttttatgatGTATGAACTTAAAAATAGCTTACAAACCTTTCTATCAAAGGACacagtatttaatttaaaaaattaaatagtaaaaaCAGTTTAAGGCAACTTTCACAGGCTCTATCTTAAAGTTTATTTCCAACCTCAAGATTAATTTTCTAGGACTAAAGGCCTGCATCACACCTAGAAAGGATCGGGGTTTTTGCACAGTCGGTTACaaaaattgttcttttaaattacttaagAGTTATACTTTTGTTCCCAAACAGGAAAATGACAATGTGGGTGTCAAGAAAATAAGAACCAGAAGTCATCGCGACAGTGAAGATACATAGCCAAGAAGCTTAAAAGGGAAAAACATGTAATGAATTTAGTTTAGCGATAAGTTGTAGTACAATATTTGCCGTACATTTTATAGTGAATTCTGTAAATAATGCTATCTGGAAGGGAGGGCAGGTTTAAGGGAAGAAAGCTTGGAATTTTCTGACTCTGAATAGTTTATTCAAAACCTCCGTGTGGAGGTTATGAAGGAGACTGCTGGGTCtcctaaactgaaaaaaaaataaagcttgggtgggtggggggcaggggcgggggggggcggttTGCCAAGGTGTGGCCTTCAACTTGGCGAGATGAAGCCCTGGAGTTTGTGACTTCCACGGTCAGCCCCCATTGGCCGTGGGCTCAGGCACTTACCATGCTGTGTTGTAAATGTttccgtgtgtgtctgtgtccttcaTGTACATACCTCCTCCATCCAAATGTGAAAGGCGGGGCTTCTGTCCTGCACCCCCAACACCAGGCAGGCATTCTGGAAATATGAATGAGTGGatataggaagagaaaaatgaaagttacAAGGTGTACCTTTACACTGGGGAGACCTCGGGTCCAGGCACTAGGGCTGTGGGTCATCTGCACAGGACTGTCCTCTCCTTGGTGTCCTGACCACTTAAGGGAATAAGTGTGTGATGTGGAGGACAGTTTGCGATGCCATTTTCAGGGTAACGAGACTTTGAGGAATGACGGGTAGCTTGCCTTTTCCACGTTGAGCATCTTTGTCTAAACTAGGACTGCTTTCATCTGAGAAGTCATCGCCCCACTCAATCTTAGGGCCATCGGCCAGGGTGCCCCTCAATTCCAAACTGTAGCACCCCTCTGAgctttcatgtcatctgcatattctGAGCTTTCTGCAAATCTGCTCTCACCTGTTTTCTCTGACCACACCTGTTGGCCTGTCTTAGTCCCCAGCAGGTCACCTTGGACGGAGCAACACAAACCCGAACGTTTCCCCCAAGAGAGTGGCCATCTGACAGCCACAGAGCATGAGGCTCTTCCCCCACCATTTCTGAGTCACTTAACATGGGAGCCCATGGCTCCTACATCTCGTTTCAAGCCTGGACTTCCGTCTGTCTTCAGTTTCAGAGCCTCCGTCACACTGCTGTTCCGCTTTGTCCTCCTGTCCCTTTGTGTTCCCTAAATCAGAAATGAGCACACCTTCCCTCCAGTCACCTGTCCTCCCCATTCACCTACCTTGCCAGGTGGAGGTAAGGATGGAAGATAAGAAAAGGTCGCTGTCCCCTAGAGTGTGAACTGTAACATTGGTGCCCGTCTGTCTACTCTTGTAACCCCCGTGTCTGGCATGGATCCAGGTCCACAtaacaataaatgtttgctgaacgaATGCATGAATCCAGGCGTGTCTGCTGAGTCAGTGGTATTTGCTTTTGCTATTTTGGCTGCTATAATACAGTTTTAGACAGTGTTGTCTGAAATCTTAAGGGAGGGTGAGTGACAGATGGAGGTAGGAGGGTTGAGGATGAAGCAGGGAGGGGACATTCAAAGAGCTGGGCCAGGAAGAGGGGTGGGATGCTGGTGAGCAGAAGGGAGAGTATTTTAGGAAACGCAACCCTCATTAGAAAAGGCACTCTATTTGAAGGTGTGAGTCACACATGTGTCATTTAGGTAGGCAAGATTCAAGAAATTGTAAAACAGGAATTTTCTACGATTAAGTTGTTCTGCCAACACTTCACATTAAGTAATAATTATGAACCTTACATATAGAAAAATTTCAATTAGCTGTATGCCTGGGGAATGggataaaaattaattagaaagcTCTTAGGGTTCAATTCTAACCAAAACTCTCACTGAAATATATCAGCATATTTTCTCGCCTTCGTAAGTACAGTATTTCAAGAGCAtaagtggttttattttatagGGCTGTAGGTGCTGGATTAGAAAAGGTCATTCAAACAAGTGTTTAAAAGAGCCCATGTCCACAGGACACAGCCTTTATTTCGCATCCTTGAGGGTGAAGGGTCAGAAATATTAACCACTAATATTTAGCCAGGCTAACTGTGTGTTTGAGAATGGGGTGCAAGAGATAAATACCTACTCGCTGTGTGGTTTggtaccttctctgagcctcagattccaaGTGAGTAACATCCCTCTGGTGGAAAGTTCTCAGTAAACggaagctattcttttttttttttttaacatctttattggagtataaattgctttacaatgttgtgttagtttctgccgtataacaaaaaatatggaacgcttcacgcatttgcgtgtcatccttgcgcaggggccgtGCTAACCTTCTCTGTATTGTTGCAGTTTttgtatatgtgctgccgaagcgagcgcACTGGAagctgtttttactttttcatctcCAAGCTTTTCCGTGATACGGCTGCCACAATCTCTCCTTGACTTCTTTGCTCCAGTTCTGTACCAGCCAACTTTTGTCTTTCTTAGTTAaacccctccaccccccccacacacacatagacctgcacacatatacacatgcatatacataaacatacatggGTCCACACCCCTTCCTGCACAcgtatacacatgcatacacattcATGCGTTTATACGCACATACACATGcagatgaacacacacacacacgcacacacacacgcacactcacacacacactcacacacacactcacactcacacgcACACGCCCTGCTCTCTTCTCTGCCTCGGACTTTCCCCACCTCCTGCTTCACAAGATGGTCCCCTTCAGCCCCGAGCTCAGCTCCAGTGAGACTCCCTCAGAGAAGCCTCGTTCAACGCCATCCCCATTTCCCAGGCTGGGTGAGTCCCCCGTTTTGTATCCTGGGGTCTTGGTGTGCATCCTCGTGGGACGTAGTGCAGTGAAAACTAGACGCCCCCCTCTAGGACAAAGCTTTGTCCATCCAGGAGGGCAGACCATGGATGGACAAGTCTCGATACCTTGGTGACCCTGTGCAGGAGGTGTCTGGGATGAAATGATCTTAAAGCCcatggtatttttttattaaagggagggaagggaaagaaaaccaaaccaaagccaGACAGTGAGTGGCAGACGGGTGGGTCGGCATGGGCCCTTTGGCCTGTGTGCATTTCCCCAGCTCTGACGTGGCCGGACAGTTGCTTCCCCTCCTGGCCAGCAGGCCCACTTTGGTCCTGCAGGAACGGCCCTTGTATTCGGGGAAGGGGACTCCCACAACCCTGGCTCTGTCCTATTCGTCTGGACAGAAGCGGGGAGTCCAAGGACAGGGATTTGGTCAGGGCCGCAGAGTCAGCAAACGAAGATGCATGTTGCCCTGAGGTTGGCCGTCCTAACGTGAGTAGATCCTGGGAGTGAACTTGCGGGCAAGTCAGGGGGTGGGAGCCCGTGgtgggtcggtttgttcccaggAAGAAGTCTGTCAGGGGCAGAGAAAGGCTTTTGGGTGTCCAGGTGTCAAGTTCATTACTATCTGGAGGGGCTGAGGCAGGAAGGACGGGCCATCCTGAGTCCTAAACACAGTCAAGATGGAGGAATTCAGGCCCCGGCAGATGGGCGCGCTGGGTGGAGGTGTCCGGGTTGTCGTGGAAAGTACATCGTAAATGTCAACTCCATAGTCACGTCCAGCTACTGAACTGAAAACGGCGTTAAGACACTGTGGCTGGGATCTGCCCATCTGCTGGGCTTTCTAGACGATTCCTCTAGAAGAGCTGGTGGGATCATCTTTCCAGATACAGATGCGATGCTCCAGCCACAGCCCGAGGGACCCTGATTCTGGTGCCGTGCAGACCCCCAGGCCTCGGGCCGTCTCCTGGACATGGCTGCAGTCTCCCCTCTCCTGCTATAGAGTGCCACGCTGACACATGGATGTCATCAACATTGCTCTTCACAGAGGAACAAAAAGTGCCCAGGACTTGTTCACATGAAGCCCCTCCTGGCGTCTACACGGTGATTCCACAGGCATGAATGTTTGGTTTGATGCGTTTATTGGGTGCCGCCATGCAAGGGCCACAGAGGGCCCTGCTGCCAGGCGGAATCACCCCCACACCCAGCAACCCTGTCGACAGGCTGGTAAGTCCCGAAGCTTCCTGGACAAGGGACGTTAGAAAGCCATCAAGGACAGTCTTTTATAAAGCATCGAAGGGAAATATTTATAACATGAATAACAAAGGGTTAGTCTCCACGTTTTACGTCCATCAGAGTATGGACGTAAGGAATGCTTGGCATTCCTCTATGCCAGGAATGCCAAGCAGCCTTTAGACAGGATGCGGAAGCTGTGTATGTGCTGACATGGCCCGACCCTAAGGCGGGACAAAGGGGCAATTTACACAACTGGCCGCAGGTAGTGCACTTCGTCGTTCTAAGGCACCAGGTTTTTACACATTAACCTCTCGACGTCAGGATGCATCTCAAAACTGACGGTGTCTTGCAAGAAATAATTGGCAGTGTTTGCTTTCTCAGCGAAGCAAAGTGGGTTTGGCAATTCTCTCATCCTGGACTTGATATACCGG is from Globicephala melas chromosome 16, mGloMel1.2, whole genome shotgun sequence and encodes:
- the LOC138842378 gene encoding proliferation marker protein Ki-67-like; this encodes MTNEKTTTIPYTSPAVEPVTRRTGRKRRFKSPPGKEDAEEPSAPRKPTQTPGDTQREPVCDEKDSKVIKETSRQRLNPAENVIGIKRRLRTFKEKTQPVEDSCSFKELFQKPGQAKEPVSDVKITAVPCQSPPAGPVTRPASRRRRLKSPLGKVALEELSVLREPIPTAGETMHREPEGDENNTKEFKETSRQNPDSAGNVICVKSRRRTFKEKSQPLEDPASFQELFQKPDQASELGNDASAVKRAPKQTADRRRPVEISRRVLRAPKVRFMGDLVGSRDPVQSPGESCISPSPKSKLGEDARVVGRKRLCPTMAAQDPEEEKPLQKKQRTAPRERREPPKPSGVKKRSLRILAQRTKPVGNLPNNDMKTKATDPQGEDTPNKGMSLRTRRPTKTNIEEQRPGSLISAGKMKIKRSEKKSMETSQEMKLQSPEDAAENPTSGGKVQDRRRPLRSGKQNQKALPDATEETARQERVEIPVKKQEEKEVTEYSDFKGLRSRKITLRPRGNTSESGSEQRVTRGARRCANSLQKENDNVGVKKIRTRSHRDSEDT